In Streptococcus pneumoniae, the sequence GAATTTTTTTCCAACCTAATTGACACCATTTATTAATTTTTAGACATTAAAGCGGAATTCCATGATATCGCCATCTTGAACGATATATTCTTTTCCTTCTTCACGCAAGCGTCCAGCTTCTTTTACGGCCTTTTCAGATCCGTATTTCACTAGATCTTCATATGACATGGTTACTGCACGAATAAAGCCTTTTTCAAAGTCTGAGTGGATAATACCAGCTGCTTGAGGAGCCTTCATACCACGTTTGAAAGTCCAAGCGCGAACTTCTTTTTCACCAGCTGTGAAGTAAGTTCCCAATCCAAGCAAGTGGTAAGCTGCACGCGTCAACTTATCTACACCTGATTCTGTCAAACCAATGGCTTCAAGAAACTCTTTTTTATCTTCATCATCCAATTCAGAAATTTCTTCCTCAGCACGCGCAGAAATAACGACTACTTCAGCATTTTCTGTCGCTGCAAATTCACGAATTTGTTTGACATAGTCGATAGAGTCAGGTTCCGAAACCACATCCTCATCCACATTAGCTACATAAAGAACTGGTTTAGTCGTCAAAAGGAAAAGACCTTTGACAACCTTTTGTTCCTCATCTGTAAATTCAATGGTACGAGCTGATTTCCCATCTTCTAGGACTGGTTTAATCTTTTGAAGAACATTGAATTCTGCTACTGATTCTTTATCTTTTTGCGTACGTGCCATCTTTTCTACACGCGCATATCGTTTGTTCACTGATTCTAAGTCAGCAAGAATCAATTCCAGATTAATGGTATCAATATCTGCAAGCGGATCTACAAAGGCGTCTTCACGTCCTTGCTCGCGCATCACATTTTCATCATCAAAAGCACGAACTACGTGAACAATCGCATCTACTTCACGAATATTGGCCAAGAATTTATTCCCTAGCCCCTCTCCTTTTGAAGCTCCTTTTACAATCCCTGCAATATCTGTAAATTCAAATGTTGTGGGAACTGTCTTTTTAGGAGTTATCATTTCAGTTAGTTTTTGTAGGCGTTCATCTGGAACTTCCACCATTCCAACATTTGGATCAATCGTCGCAAATGGGTAGTTTGCTGCCTCTGCTCCTGCTTTTGTAATTGCATTAAATAGTG encodes:
- the ychF gene encoding redox-regulated ATPase YchF — encoded protein: MALTAGIVGLPNVGKSTLFNAITKAGAEAANYPFATIDPNVGMVEVPDERLQKLTEMITPKKTVPTTFEFTDIAGIVKGASKGEGLGNKFLANIREVDAIVHVVRAFDDENVMREQGREDAFVDPLADIDTINLELILADLESVNKRYARVEKMARTQKDKESVAEFNVLQKIKPVLEDGKSARTIEFTDEEQKVVKGLFLLTTKPVLYVANVDEDVVSEPDSIDYVKQIREFAATENAEVVVISARAEEEISELDDEDKKEFLEAIGLTESGVDKLTRAAYHLLGLGTYFTAGEKEVRAWTFKRGMKAPQAAGIIHSDFEKGFIRAVTMSYEDLVKYGSEKAVKEAGRLREEGKEYIVQDGDIMEFRFNV